In one Bacillus sp. PK3_68 genomic region, the following are encoded:
- a CDS encoding DUF1128 domain-containing protein gives MDLSVKSPENIEYMLEQITTKLRMVNVGAIKPDHFSESSYEDLKEIYELVNRKSNFSPSEMQAIAEELGSLRK, from the coding sequence GTGGATCTATCTGTCAAATCCCCTGAAAATATTGAATACATGCTAGAGCAAATCACAACAAAATTACGCATGGTAAATGTCGGCGCTATTAAACCGGATCACTTCAGCGAATCTTCTTATGAGGATTTAAAGGAAATTTATGAGTTAGTGAACCGCAAAAGTAACTTCAGCCCAAGTGAAATGCAAGCTATTGCTGAAGAACTTGGTAGTTTGCGAAAATAA
- a CDS encoding fumarate hydratase produces MNLEKFQQSMYELIVETSTNLPKDVRRAVKAAAVRENAGTSAAMSLNTITNNIQMADENISPICQDTGMPTFKVKTPVGVNQLEIKEAIYQAMIEATKNGKLRPNSVDSLTGENSGDNLGPGTPVIKFEQWEKDYIDARLILKGGGCENKNIQYSLPCELEGLGKAGRDLDGIRKCIMHSVYQAQGQGCSAGFIGVGIGGDRTTGYELAKEQLFRRVDDVNPNESLRQLEEYVMKHANELGIGTMGFGGETTLLGCKVGVINRLPASFFVSVAYNCWAFRRLGVQIDAATGEIQEWFYQDGEEITFDSSQPESEETKSESRTFTLTAPITEEQIRELKVGDVVKITGRMYTGRDAIHKYLMDHDAPVDLNGQVIYHCGPVMLKDEQGEWHVKAAGPTTSIREEPYQGDIMKKFGIRAVIGKGGMGPKTLAALKEHGGVYLNAIGGAAQYYADCIKSVDGVDLMNFGIPEAMWHLQVEDFTAVVTMDSHGNSLHAHVDKSSLEKLSQFKEPVFS; encoded by the coding sequence ATGAATTTGGAAAAGTTCCAACAAAGTATGTACGAGTTGATTGTCGAAACATCAACTAATTTGCCGAAAGATGTGCGTCGCGCAGTTAAAGCAGCCGCCGTGCGTGAAAATGCTGGCACAAGCGCAGCGATGAGCCTTAATACCATTACAAATAATATTCAGATGGCAGATGAAAATATTTCTCCCATTTGTCAGGATACAGGTATGCCGACGTTTAAAGTAAAAACACCCGTGGGCGTTAACCAATTAGAAATTAAAGAAGCCATTTATCAGGCAATGATTGAAGCGACAAAAAACGGAAAACTTCGTCCTAACTCGGTTGATTCATTGACAGGAGAAAATAGCGGTGACAATTTAGGACCAGGCACGCCAGTTATTAAGTTTGAACAATGGGAAAAAGATTATATTGATGCCCGCTTGATTCTAAAAGGCGGCGGCTGTGAGAATAAAAATATTCAATACAGTCTCCCTTGTGAACTTGAAGGCCTTGGAAAAGCGGGGCGCGACCTTGACGGTATCCGTAAGTGTATTATGCACTCCGTTTATCAAGCTCAAGGACAAGGGTGCAGTGCCGGATTTATCGGTGTGGGCATCGGCGGTGATCGTACAACAGGTTATGAGCTGGCGAAAGAGCAGCTTTTCCGCCGTGTTGACGATGTGAACCCTAACGAAAGTCTGCGTCAGTTGGAAGAGTATGTGATGAAGCACGCGAATGAGCTTGGTATTGGCACAATGGGATTCGGCGGTGAAACGACTTTACTAGGCTGTAAAGTTGGCGTTATCAACCGTTTGCCTGCTAGCTTTTTTGTATCAGTTGCCTATAACTGCTGGGCTTTCCGTCGCTTAGGTGTACAAATTGATGCGGCAACAGGAGAAATCCAAGAGTGGTTCTATCAAGATGGAGAAGAAATTACATTTGACTCTTCTCAGCCAGAGTCGGAAGAGACAAAATCAGAAAGCCGTACATTTACGTTAACTGCACCAATTACAGAAGAGCAAATCCGTGAACTTAAAGTAGGAGATGTGGTGAAAATCACGGGAAGAATGTACACAGGCCGTGATGCGATCCATAAATACTTAATGGATCATGATGCACCGGTTGATTTAAATGGCCAGGTTATTTATCACTGTGGCCCGGTTATGCTGAAGGATGAGCAGGGGGAATGGCACGTAAAAGCGGCCGGACCAACTACTTCGATTCGCGAGGAGCCTTACCAAGGCGACATTATGAAGAAGTTTGGTATTCGTGCTGTCATCGGTAAAGGCGGCATGGGACCGAAAACACTTGCTGCTTTGAAAGAGCATGGTGGTGTGTACTTGAACGCGATCGGCGGAGCCGCTCAATATTATGCAGATTGTATTAAGTCAGTAGACGGCGTTGATTTAATGAACTTTGGTATTCCGGAAGCGATGTGGCATCTCCAAGTAGAGGACTTTACAGCTGTGGTGACGATGGATTCACACGGCAATAGCCTTCACGCTCATGTAGATAAATCTTCCTTGGAAAAGCTTTCTCAATTTAAAGAGCCAGTATTTAGCTGA
- a CDS encoding type 1 glutamine amidotransferase domain-containing protein — MAVLVTDMVEDSEYTEPVNAYKEAGHEVVTIEKEAGKAVKGKQGEATIAIDKGIDDVSPSDFDALLIPGGFSPDQLRADDRFVNFAKAFMDEKKPVFAICHGPQLLITAKSLEGRSATGYKSIKVDMEYAGVTYKDEEVVVCQDQLVTSRTPDDIPAFNRESLKLLAKE; from the coding sequence ATTGCTGTATTAGTAACAGACATGGTGGAAGATTCCGAATACACAGAACCGGTGAATGCATATAAAGAAGCCGGCCATGAGGTTGTTACTATTGAAAAAGAAGCAGGAAAAGCAGTAAAAGGAAAACAAGGAGAAGCAACCATCGCCATTGATAAGGGGATTGATGACGTAAGCCCAAGTGACTTTGACGCGCTGCTAATTCCGGGGGGCTTTTCACCAGACCAGTTGCGAGCAGATGATCGCTTTGTAAATTTTGCGAAAGCCTTCATGGATGAGAAAAAACCGGTGTTTGCTATTTGTCACGGTCCACAGCTGCTTATCACGGCCAAATCGTTGGAAGGCAGAAGTGCTACAGGATATAAGTCGATTAAAGTAGATATGGAATATGCAGGTGTTACTTACAAGGATGAGGAAGTGGTTGTTTGTCAAGATCAGCTTGTCACAAGCCGCACACCTGATGACATTCCCGCTTTCAATAGAGAGTCGTTGAAGCTTCTTGCAAAAGAATAA
- a CDS encoding heavy metal translocating P-type ATPase, whose translation MNMQAKALEAGHQEEALWISSIKPHAELIAALLSGVLILAGWLLDKNGVHSAAVPIYMIAFIIGGFAKAKEGIEETIAEKELNVEMLMIFAAIGSAIIGYWTEGAILIFIFALSGALETYTMNKSQKEISSLMGIQPEEALLIKNGTEEKVHVSSLAVGDLILVKPGERIPADGLISKGQTTIDEAAITGESIPVSKQQNGEVFAGTVNITGSVYIEVTKPASETLFQKIIQLVQSAQSEKSPSQLFIEKFEGKYVKIVLAAVGLMMFLPHFALGWTWTETFYRAMVLLVVASPCALVASIMPATLSAISNGARRGILFKGGVHLENLNNLKAIAFDKTGTLTKGKPEVTDVVVREGLAENELLSAVASIESQSNHPLAQAIIRFAQEKNVAYSAPDELEDAAGWGVKGTVKGKQWKIGKADFIDREAALAFHGGKANELASSGKTTVFVGDEYGIAAVIALKDLIREDTKQALELLHQEGIHTIMLTGDNETTARAIAKEAHLDTFIAECLPEQKVDQLKKLIQDYDTVAMVGDGINDAPALATANIGIAMGEGSDVAMETADIVLMKNDLPKIAEAIRLSKKMQRIVKQNVIFSISVIMLLIISNFFQVLDLPFGVIGHEGSTILVILNGLRLLRS comes from the coding sequence ATGAATATGCAAGCAAAAGCTTTAGAGGCCGGACATCAAGAAGAAGCGCTCTGGATTTCTTCCATAAAACCTCACGCCGAACTGATAGCAGCTCTTTTAAGCGGTGTATTGATTTTAGCTGGATGGCTCTTAGATAAAAACGGCGTTCATTCTGCAGCCGTTCCAATTTATATGATCGCCTTTATTATCGGCGGTTTTGCCAAAGCCAAAGAAGGGATTGAAGAAACGATTGCCGAGAAAGAGCTGAATGTAGAAATGCTCATGATTTTTGCTGCCATCGGCTCAGCTATTATCGGTTATTGGACAGAAGGAGCTATCTTAATTTTCATTTTTGCTCTTAGTGGAGCACTCGAAACTTATACAATGAATAAAAGCCAAAAAGAAATTTCTTCCTTAATGGGAATTCAGCCGGAAGAAGCCTTATTGATCAAAAATGGCACAGAAGAAAAAGTTCACGTGTCTTCTCTTGCAGTTGGAGATTTAATCCTTGTAAAACCGGGAGAGCGCATTCCTGCAGATGGCCTAATCTCAAAGGGACAGACAACGATTGATGAGGCTGCTATAACAGGGGAATCAATCCCCGTTTCTAAACAGCAAAACGGAGAAGTATTCGCAGGTACTGTGAACATTACTGGATCTGTTTATATTGAAGTAACAAAGCCTGCAAGCGAGACACTTTTTCAAAAAATCATCCAACTTGTTCAATCTGCCCAAAGTGAAAAGTCACCTTCCCAACTATTCATCGAGAAATTTGAAGGCAAATATGTAAAAATTGTATTGGCAGCGGTTGGTTTAATGATGTTTTTACCTCATTTTGCCCTTGGCTGGACCTGGACAGAAACCTTTTATCGAGCCATGGTCCTTCTCGTTGTCGCTTCTCCATGTGCGCTCGTCGCTTCAATTATGCCGGCGACACTTTCAGCGATTTCTAACGGAGCTCGCCGTGGCATTTTATTTAAAGGCGGCGTTCATTTAGAAAACCTGAACAATTTAAAAGCGATTGCTTTTGATAAAACCGGTACCCTTACAAAAGGGAAACCTGAGGTAACAGATGTAGTTGTCCGCGAAGGTCTAGCAGAGAATGAATTGCTTAGTGCTGTTGCTTCGATCGAAAGTCAGTCCAATCACCCACTCGCTCAGGCGATCATTCGATTTGCCCAAGAAAAAAATGTCGCTTATTCTGCACCAGATGAGTTGGAAGATGCAGCCGGTTGGGGAGTCAAAGGAACTGTTAAGGGAAAACAATGGAAGATCGGGAAAGCTGATTTTATTGACCGGGAAGCCGCACTCGCTTTCCATGGCGGCAAAGCGAATGAACTTGCCTCTTCTGGAAAAACAACTGTTTTTGTGGGAGATGAATATGGAATTGCAGCGGTTATTGCTTTGAAGGACTTAATACGGGAAGACACAAAACAGGCTTTAGAGCTTCTCCATCAAGAAGGCATTCACACTATTATGCTGACAGGCGACAATGAAACAACAGCAAGAGCGATTGCTAAGGAAGCGCACTTAGACACCTTCATTGCTGAATGTTTGCCGGAGCAGAAAGTAGATCAACTAAAAAAGTTAATTCAAGATTATGATACTGTCGCAATGGTTGGAGACGGCATTAATGACGCTCCCGCTCTAGCTACCGCAAACATTGGGATTGCTATGGGAGAAGGCTCAGATGTGGCGATGGAAACAGCAGATATCGTCCTGATGAAAAATGACTTGCCTAAAATTGCTGAAGCCATTCGCTTATCAAAAAAAATGCAACGGATCGTTAAGCAAAATGTGATCTTTTCCATATCAGTCATTATGCTGCTTATCATTTCCAACTTCTTTCAAGTGCTTGACTTACCGTTTGGCGTTATCGGGCACGAAGGCAGCACTATTCTCGTTATCTTAAACGGGCTGCGTCTCTTGCGGTCTTAA
- a CDS encoding YihY/virulence factor BrkB family protein produces MSDNKIGLKIFSKHLLKRIQQSDVPDTAAQMSYYFLLSLFPLLIFAVTLLAYLPISQQDMFLLVRDYAPGDTVETIQNTLNEVLQNGNGGLLSFGVIATLWSASKGMNAIIKGLNHAYNVDETRPFYKVRGMSVLLTVGLIFVIAAALILQVFGKQIGLFASDYLGLSDEFLKLWNWLRWLISPLLIFGVFVGLYYLAPNISVKCLTVLPGAIFAAVGWIVVSLGFSFYVNNFGNYSATYGSIGAIIVMMIWFYLSAMIILIGGEINALKNDLAGDC; encoded by the coding sequence TTGTCCGACAACAAGATAGGGTTAAAAATTTTTTCAAAGCATTTGCTGAAAAGAATACAACAATCTGATGTTCCGGACACTGCTGCACAAATGTCGTACTACTTTCTGCTATCGCTCTTTCCATTGTTAATTTTTGCTGTAACCCTGCTGGCTTACTTGCCTATTAGCCAGCAGGATATGTTTCTTTTGGTTCGCGATTATGCCCCTGGCGATACAGTAGAAACCATTCAAAATACATTGAATGAAGTGTTGCAAAATGGAAATGGCGGTTTGCTTTCCTTCGGGGTAATCGCCACTCTCTGGTCAGCTTCTAAAGGGATGAATGCTATTATTAAAGGATTAAATCATGCATACAACGTAGACGAGACAAGACCGTTCTACAAGGTGAGGGGCATGTCTGTTTTATTAACAGTCGGTTTAATTTTTGTGATAGCGGCTGCCTTAATCTTACAGGTATTCGGGAAGCAAATCGGACTGTTCGCATCTGACTATTTAGGCCTGTCCGATGAGTTTCTAAAGCTTTGGAACTGGCTGCGCTGGCTGATTTCTCCTCTGTTGATTTTTGGAGTATTTGTTGGTTTGTATTATTTGGCTCCGAACATTAGTGTCAAATGTTTAACCGTTTTGCCGGGAGCCATCTTTGCTGCTGTTGGCTGGATTGTCGTTTCATTAGGTTTTTCTTTTTATGTCAATAATTTTGGCAATTACTCAGCCACATATGGAAGCATTGGAGCCATCATTGTCATGATGATTTGGTTTTATCTGTCAGCGATGATTATCCTTATTGGTGGAGAAATCAATGCCTTGAAAAACGACTTAGCTGGCGATTGTTAA
- the motB gene encoding flagellar motor protein MotB produces MGKRKKHQEHEHMDESWLLPYADLLTLLLALFIVLFAMSSVDAKKFQLVSQAFNTAFQGGTGVMDYPELSPPETTSQSKSNDKQLSGLKEQDKKELAHMQQKINQYIVDNKLQSKVETVLSGEGLLLRIRDNVLFNSGVAEIREEDKKAAREISRLLEMDLPRMVIISGHTDNIPIKTAEFESNWELSAMRAVNFMKVILENNKLDPRLFSAKGYGEYQPIASNETEAGRTKNRRVEILVLPQGETENNQQVPASKN; encoded by the coding sequence ATGGGTAAGCGAAAGAAACATCAAGAGCATGAACACATGGATGAATCGTGGCTCTTGCCTTATGCTGACTTGTTGACGCTGCTGCTCGCTTTATTTATCGTTTTATTTGCAATGAGTTCTGTAGACGCGAAAAAGTTTCAGCTTGTTTCCCAAGCATTTAACACGGCTTTTCAAGGAGGAACAGGCGTGATGGATTATCCGGAGTTATCCCCGCCTGAAACAACTTCCCAAAGTAAGTCTAATGATAAACAGTTGTCAGGATTAAAAGAACAGGATAAGAAAGAACTGGCTCACATGCAGCAGAAAATTAATCAATATATCGTAGATAATAAGCTGCAGAGTAAAGTAGAAACAGTGTTAAGTGGAGAAGGTCTTTTGCTGCGTATACGGGACAATGTGTTGTTTAATTCTGGTGTAGCCGAAATTAGGGAAGAGGATAAAAAAGCAGCGAGAGAGATTTCTAGACTGTTAGAAATGGATTTGCCCCGCATGGTTATTATTAGCGGACACACCGACAACATTCCGATCAAAACAGCAGAGTTTGAATCAAACTGGGAGTTGAGTGCGATGAGAGCAGTCAACTTTATGAAAGTCATATTGGAAAATAACAAGCTTGATCCCCGCCTATTTAGTGCAAAAGGATACGGTGAATACCAGCCGATTGCTTCAAATGAAACAGAAGCGGGTAGAACAAAGAACCGCCGTGTAGAAATATTAGTATTGCCGCAAGGAGAAACAGAAAATAACCAGCAAGTTCCCGCTTCAAAAAACTGA
- a CDS encoding sodium:alanine symporter family protein, with product MDNFIAGVEKFSGWLWGVPLIALLTISGIFMTIKLGFFQFRYPLYIFQQTLGSILKKPKGEGTVTPLQALTSALSSTIGAANIVGVPAAIMFGGPGAVFWMWVIAVIGMAINFSESVLSVHYREKNEEGEFVGGPMYYMTKGLNMKWLGVWFSFALMIELIPSIMVQGNSVASTISQTFKIDGLYTGIVMAVITGLVVFGGIKRIGRVTEIFVPFMALFYVGGALVVLALNIDQVPTVISLIFSHAFQPMSAVGGFAGAAVAETIRWGFARGLYSNEAGLGTTPIAHAAAQTDHPVRQGFWAIIGIVIDTLVVCSATAFVVLSTGVWKQEGALDDPSALTTIAFKESFGAFGGFLVTASLIFFVLSTVIVVVFYGSKQAEFLFNLKAAQAIKVIYLAAIILGAVGAAKTIWSFLDLALAAILLPNIIAVLLLSGKVKELKNEFFESEKYYLKDVKKKKIS from the coding sequence TTGGATAATTTTATTGCAGGGGTAGAAAAGTTTTCGGGATGGCTATGGGGAGTACCTTTAATAGCTTTGTTAACAATTTCAGGTATTTTCATGACAATAAAACTAGGTTTCTTTCAATTTAGATATCCGCTTTATATTTTTCAGCAAACGTTAGGCAGCATTTTAAAAAAGCCAAAAGGCGAAGGTACGGTCACACCTTTGCAAGCTTTGACATCTGCTTTGTCCTCGACCATTGGAGCTGCAAACATCGTCGGCGTTCCAGCGGCGATTATGTTTGGTGGCCCGGGGGCTGTTTTCTGGATGTGGGTGATTGCTGTTATTGGCATGGCTATTAATTTCTCTGAAAGTGTATTATCTGTCCACTATCGAGAAAAAAATGAAGAAGGAGAATTTGTTGGTGGCCCGATGTATTATATGACGAAAGGGTTGAATATGAAATGGCTGGGTGTGTGGTTTTCCTTCGCCTTAATGATTGAGCTGATTCCGAGCATTATGGTGCAAGGGAACTCAGTAGCTTCCACTATCTCGCAAACATTTAAGATTGACGGCCTTTATACAGGTATTGTGATGGCCGTGATTACTGGACTTGTTGTATTTGGAGGCATTAAGAGAATTGGCCGTGTAACAGAAATCTTTGTTCCTTTTATGGCGCTTTTTTATGTGGGAGGAGCTCTTGTCGTGCTGGCTTTAAATATTGACCAAGTGCCAACAGTTATTTCGTTGATTTTTTCTCATGCGTTTCAGCCGATGTCAGCTGTTGGCGGTTTTGCAGGAGCAGCGGTAGCTGAAACCATTCGCTGGGGATTTGCCAGAGGACTGTATTCGAATGAGGCAGGGCTAGGAACAACACCGATTGCTCACGCAGCAGCTCAAACGGATCACCCGGTGCGCCAAGGGTTTTGGGCTATCATCGGCATTGTCATCGATACGCTTGTTGTCTGTTCAGCGACAGCCTTTGTCGTGCTGTCAACAGGTGTATGGAAACAGGAAGGAGCTCTCGATGACCCATCGGCTTTAACGACGATTGCTTTTAAGGAAAGCTTTGGAGCCTTTGGAGGATTCCTCGTGACAGCTTCATTGATCTTTTTCGTTTTATCTACCGTTATCGTGGTTGTCTTTTATGGATCTAAGCAAGCAGAATTTTTATTTAACTTAAAAGCAGCACAAGCGATTAAAGTTATTTATTTGGCGGCAATCATTTTAGGGGCTGTCGGTGCGGCAAAAACAATATGGTCATTCCTTGACTTGGCGCTCGCTGCCATTCTGCTGCCTAATATTATTGCTGTGCTCCTTCTGAGCGGAAAAGTCAAAGAATTAAAAAATGAATTCTTTGAATCGGAGAAGTATTACTTAAAAGATGTGAAGAAAAAGAAGATCAGCTAA
- a CDS encoding SE1561 family protein, whose product MKPIIDKESQISYLKQRLNMFMEVLDAIEPEETKIEDIDRLLEMIDDIEEKCEQFKSR is encoded by the coding sequence ATGAAGCCCATCATCGATAAAGAATCACAAATTAGCTACTTAAAGCAGCGTTTAAATATGTTTATGGAAGTTCTTGATGCCATCGAGCCAGAGGAAACAAAGATCGAAGACATTGACCGCCTTCTTGAAATGATTGACGATATTGAAGAGAAGTGTGAACAATTTAAAAGCAGATAA
- the cax gene encoding calcium/proton exchanger, producing MGKIFGIMVLIGVPLSVAGSLMHWPTLMMFGIYCLTIIALSSYMGRATESLAIITGPRIGGLLNATFGNAVELIISIFALQAGLIGVVLASLTGSVLGNLLLVAGLSYFMGGLKYKRQKFNEHDARHNSGLLIFAVIVAFVIPEIFSRGMSDSETLSLSVGISIIMIVLYLAALFFKLVTHRGVYTGQSEETTQHEEPEWSKGKAIAVLLLATLAVAYVSENLVHTFEEVGKSFGWSELFIGIIIVAIVGNAAEHASAVLMAMKNKMDVAVEIAVGSTLQIAMFVAPILVLLSLMFETSMPLVFTIPELVAMVTAVFLSIVLSNDGETNWFEGLTLLAAYFIMGIGFYLL from the coding sequence ATGGGTAAGATATTTGGAATTATGGTGCTGATTGGAGTCCCGCTGTCTGTAGCTGGATCACTTATGCACTGGCCGACATTAATGATGTTCGGCATCTATTGTTTAACGATAATTGCTTTATCAAGTTATATGGGCAGAGCCACAGAAAGCCTTGCGATTATTACGGGCCCAAGAATTGGCGGATTGTTGAATGCCACTTTTGGAAATGCAGTCGAATTGATCATTTCGATTTTTGCTTTACAAGCTGGGTTGATTGGAGTGGTTCTGGCTTCTTTAACCGGTTCTGTATTAGGGAACTTGCTGCTTGTTGCCGGGCTATCATATTTTATGGGAGGCCTTAAGTACAAACGCCAAAAATTTAATGAGCATGACGCTCGTCATAACTCGGGGCTTTTAATATTTGCTGTTATTGTAGCGTTTGTCATTCCTGAAATTTTTTCAAGAGGCATGAGCGACTCAGAGACCCTTTCTTTAAGTGTAGGAATTTCTATTATTATGATTGTTCTTTATCTGGCTGCTTTATTTTTTAAGCTTGTTACACACCGTGGAGTATATACCGGTCAGTCAGAAGAAACCACTCAACATGAAGAGCCGGAATGGTCCAAGGGGAAAGCCATAGCTGTATTGCTTCTGGCTACACTTGCTGTTGCCTATGTATCAGAAAATTTAGTGCATACATTTGAAGAGGTTGGAAAGAGTTTTGGCTGGTCAGAGTTGTTTATCGGGATCATCATTGTGGCCATTGTTGGAAATGCTGCAGAGCATGCTTCAGCTGTGTTGATGGCAATGAAGAATAAAATGGATGTAGCTGTAGAGATAGCTGTTGGCTCAACCTTGCAAATTGCCATGTTTGTTGCGCCGATACTTGTTTTACTCTCGTTAATGTTTGAGACGTCCATGCCGCTTGTTTTTACAATCCCTGAGCTGGTAGCCATGGTAACAGCAGTATTTTTATCGATCGTTCTCTCGAATGATGGAGAAACAAACTGGTTCGAAGGCCTAACGCTTCTCGCTGCTTATTTTATTATGGGAATAGGTTTTTATCTATTATAG
- a CDS encoding YfkD family protein codes for MMWSRLLLCLLIAIIYTGNPPLALAEKKEKGFNEKMPDSVKNIARENTFLNEEEELSQLQPSELTKELLSTSPTKITNPLLVRMLNESSIKKSPFAFGSRVSIYLGEWPLAYHSKETSANWQYQKINTNFYDNRGGKTNYQIHYVQEAHKVIKGGLSAKLPKTEEVQQMILKEAIDKTGWPLSYTTAIGAGTKQNEVYNVPPKTAGYLYGFAPAINERGIITYGEVYLVVSGWKRAIVVKNVSSKPISAWIPVKNHVSFSYKSVQQ; via the coding sequence ATGATGTGGAGTCGTTTACTTTTGTGCCTACTCATTGCCATTATATATACAGGAAATCCGCCGCTTGCTTTGGCAGAAAAAAAGGAGAAAGGCTTTAATGAGAAAATGCCTGACTCGGTCAAAAACATTGCACGTGAAAATACTTTTTTAAATGAGGAAGAAGAACTGTCTCAGTTACAGCCCAGTGAATTAACGAAAGAGCTGTTAAGCACTTCGCCAACAAAAATTACGAATCCTTTGCTTGTTCGTATGTTGAATGAATCATCCATTAAAAAATCGCCATTTGCTTTCGGGTCCAGAGTGTCGATTTATCTCGGTGAATGGCCGCTTGCCTACCATTCAAAGGAAACAAGCGCTAACTGGCAATATCAAAAAATTAACACAAACTTTTATGACAATCGCGGTGGCAAGACCAATTATCAAATCCACTATGTTCAGGAAGCACACAAAGTAATAAAAGGTGGTTTATCTGCCAAACTGCCCAAAACAGAAGAAGTCCAACAAATGATTTTAAAAGAGGCAATCGACAAAACCGGCTGGCCGTTGTCTTATACAACAGCGATTGGAGCCGGAACAAAACAGAATGAGGTGTACAACGTACCTCCTAAAACGGCCGGTTACTTATATGGATTTGCCCCTGCAATAAATGAAAGAGGGATCATCACTTACGGGGAAGTCTATCTTGTCGTGTCAGGATGGAAACGAGCCATTGTTGTGAAAAATGTAAGCTCCAAACCAATCAGTGCATGGATTCCGGTTAAAAACCATGTATCATTCAGTTATAAATCCGTGCAGCAGTAA
- a CDS encoding IS3 family transposase (programmed frameshift) codes for MGTRVSYPAEVKMKAVKMRLAGVPVKEVLKELNIRNKTQLKTWMKWYKAGEFHRFEQPVGKQYSFGKGAEYESETEKLKEENRYLKQQIEVPKKVQRIGEEVVPETAVELVKELQTSMPVREICRHLGIARSTYYRWKSRSRKETARQIVERKIGTLCRDLKFRYGYRKITALLKREMSINHKAVQRVMQKYGWQCRVKVKKRKRTGQPCHISDNLLKGDFQANQPLQKLVTDITYLPFGQKQLYLSSIQDLFNGEIIAYSLGSCQNTDFVLHTLAQLPPLPEGCILHSDQGSVYTSYAYQQAVKEKGITMSMSRKGTPSDNASIESFHSSLKSETFYLDELTSTTTAIVEQTVESYIHYYNHIRIQAKLNNQPPVKYRQLAA; via the exons ATGGGGACAAGAGTCAGTTATCCAGCGGAAGTAAAAATGAAGGCTGTAAAAATGAGATTAGCTGGGGTGCCGGTCAAAGAAGTCTTAAAGGAATTAAACATTCGAAATAAGACACAGCTTAAAACATGGATGAAATGGTACAAAGCAGGCGAGTTTCATCGATTTGAACAGCCAGTGGGCAAGCAGTATTCCTTCGGAAAAGGGGCTGAGTATGAAAGTGAAACAGAGAAACTGAAGGAAGAAAATCGGTATTTGAAACAGCAGATTGAAGTAC CTAAAAAAGTACAAAGAATTGGAGAGGAAGTGGTCCCAGAAACAGCTGTAGAATTAGTAAAAGAACTCCAAACCAGCATGCCCGTCAGGGAAATATGCCGGCATCTCGGCATTGCTAGATCCACTTATTATCGCTGGAAGAGCAGGAGCCGGAAAGAAACAGCCAGGCAGATCGTTGAACGAAAAATCGGCACGTTGTGCCGGGACCTTAAGTTTCGATATGGTTATCGTAAAATCACGGCCTTATTAAAACGAGAGATGTCGATTAACCATAAAGCGGTACAGCGTGTAATGCAGAAGTATGGCTGGCAGTGCCGGGTAAAAGTGAAGAAACGCAAACGAACAGGACAGCCCTGTCATATTTCCGATAACCTGTTAAAAGGAGATTTCCAGGCAAATCAGCCTCTTCAAAAGCTCGTCACAGATATTACATACTTGCCTTTTGGCCAGAAACAGCTGTATCTTTCAAGTATTCAGGATTTATTTAACGGCGAAATCATTGCCTATTCTTTAGGAAGCTGCCAGAATACAGATTTTGTGCTACATACGCTGGCCCAGCTGCCACCCCTCCCAGAGGGATGCATTCTGCACAGCGATCAGGGATCTGTGTACACATCTTATGCTTATCAGCAGGCAGTCAAAGAAAAAGGCATTACCATGAGTATGTCCCGGAAAGGGACACCCTCTGATAATGCCTCCATCGAATCGTTTCATTCCTCGCTAAAGTCTGAAACGTTCTATCTCGACGAGTTGACAAGCACTACGACGGCTATCGTAGAGCAAACTGTCGAAAGCTATATTCACTATTATAACCATATCCGTATTCAAGCGAAACTAAACAACCAGCCACCGGTCAAGTATCGGCAGCTGGCTGCTTAA